The Oncorhynchus masou masou isolate Uvic2021 chromosome 6, UVic_Omas_1.1, whole genome shotgun sequence genome has a window encoding:
- the si:dkey-222p3.1 gene encoding CD276 antigen homolog isoform X1 codes for MNCKRVPWTTKENTFNRMTSWLPVCVILLMELQDSSQERVEGFTRGKVILPCRYNAMPTEEVTIFWRYKDDSNVYNIVSGKADLTDQDHQFRNRIRIFPEEWANGNFSLLLTDLKDSDSGSYSCFIPRVNILHQVELSVQEKPTPEVGPKSSSMSIKGQNLILFLFLLLSPDLHFL; via the exons ATGAATTGCAAACGTGTACCTTGGACAACCAAAGAGAATACATTCAATAGAATGAC GTCCTGGTTGCCGGTTTGTGTGATCCTGTTGATGGAACTCCAAG ACTCTTCGCAGGAGAGAGTTGAAGGTTTTACAAGAGGGAAGGTTATTTTACCATGTAGGTACAATGCAATGCCTACTGAAGAGGTCACCATATTTTGGCGATACAAGGATGACAGTAATGTCTACAATATTGTCAGTGGAAAAGCAGACTTGACAGACCAAGACCATCAGTTCAGAAACAGAATCAGGATTTTCCCAGAGGAATGGGCAAACGGCAACTTCTCTCTCCTACTGACTGATCTCAAGGACTCTGATAGTGGGAGTTATTCATGTTTCATACCAAGAGTGAACATTCTGCATCAAGTGGAACTTTCTGTTCAAG AGAAACCAACTCCTGAAGTTGGTCCAAAGAGCAGCAGCATGAGCATCAAAGGACAgaacctcatcctcttcctgtttctcctcctcagtccaGATCTCCATTTCCTTTGA
- the si:dkey-222p3.1 gene encoding CD276 antigen homolog isoform X2 — MDVRSWLPVCVILLMELQDSSQERVEGFTRGKVILPCRYNAMPTEEVTIFWRYKDDSNVYNIVSGKADLTDQDHQFRNRIRIFPEEWANGNFSLLLTDLKDSDSGSYSCFIPRVNILHQVELSVQEKPTPEVGPKSSSMSIKGQNLILFLFLLLSPDLHFL; from the exons ATGGATGTAAG GTCCTGGTTGCCGGTTTGTGTGATCCTGTTGATGGAACTCCAAG ACTCTTCGCAGGAGAGAGTTGAAGGTTTTACAAGAGGGAAGGTTATTTTACCATGTAGGTACAATGCAATGCCTACTGAAGAGGTCACCATATTTTGGCGATACAAGGATGACAGTAATGTCTACAATATTGTCAGTGGAAAAGCAGACTTGACAGACCAAGACCATCAGTTCAGAAACAGAATCAGGATTTTCCCAGAGGAATGGGCAAACGGCAACTTCTCTCTCCTACTGACTGATCTCAAGGACTCTGATAGTGGGAGTTATTCATGTTTCATACCAAGAGTGAACATTCTGCATCAAGTGGAACTTTCTGTTCAAG AGAAACCAACTCCTGAAGTTGGTCCAAAGAGCAGCAGCATGAGCATCAAAGGACAgaacctcatcctcttcctgtttctcctcctcagtccaGATCTCCATTTCCTTTGA